The Impatiens glandulifera chromosome 3, dImpGla2.1, whole genome shotgun sequence genome contains a region encoding:
- the LOC124931104 gene encoding endoglucanase 1-like, whose product MASSLLMFSLFIFLASSLFLSHAFPGKHPHSHTSSAQHNYKDALTKSILFFEGQRSGKLPSNQRMTWRKDSALSDGSSVNVDLVGGYYDAGDNVKFGFPMAFTITMLSWSVIEFGGLMKSELQNSRQAIRWGTDYLLKATAQPDTIYVQVGDPSKDHACWERPEDMDTERTVLKIDRNNPGTDVAAETAAALAAASLVFRRVDPAYSNTLIRRAIKVFKFADKYRGSYSDKLGSLVCPFYCSYSGFQDELLWGAAWLHEATKDPSYLSYIEANGQTLGANEGGNTFSWDNKHVGARILLSKAFLTQKVQSLHDYKRRSDDFICSIIPGSQTPYTPGGLLFKMKESNMQYVTTTSFLLLTYANYLASSHKTVSCGGTVVTPKTLRSIAKKQVDYILGSNPLKMSYMVGYGPKYPVRVHHRASSIPSMSSHPEKIPCSSGFGFFNTQSANPNVLVGAIVGGPDQNDGFPDQRSDYLHSEPATYINAPLVGSLAYLAHSFH is encoded by the exons ATGGCGTCTTCACTTCTCATGTTTTCTCTCTTCATCTTCCTCGCTTCGTCTCTCTTCCTCTCCCATGCCTTCCCCGGTAAACACCCCCATTCCCATACCAGCTCCGCCCAACACAATTACAAAGATGCTCTCACCAAATCTATCCTTTTTTTCGAGGGTCAGAGATCAGGGAAGCTTCCTTCTAACCAGAGAATGACTTGGAGAAAAGACTCCGCTCTCTCTGATGGCTCCTCCGTCAAT GTTGACTTGGTGGGAGGTTATTATGATGCAGGGGATAATGTGAAATTTGGGTTTCCAATGGCGTTCACAATCACAATGCTTTCATGGAGTGTGATTGAGTTTGGCGGGTTAATGAAATCTGAATTGCAGAATTCAAGACAAGCTATCCGTTGGGGTACTGATTATCTTCTTAAAGCAACAGCTCAACCAGACACTATATACGTTCAG GTTGGTGATCCTAGCAAGGACCATGCTTGCTGGGAAAGGCCAGAGGATATGGATACTGAAAGAACAGTGTTGAAGATAGACAGAAACAACCCAGGTACAGACGTGGCGGCCGAGACCGCCGCCGCTCTGGCCGCCGCTTCCCTGGTTTTCCGGAGAGTGGATCCTGCTTACTCCAATACCCTCATCAGAAGAGCCATCAAG GTGTTCAAATTTGCTGACAAATACAGAGGAAGTTACAGCGACAAGTTGGGGAGTCTTGTCTGCCCTTTTTACTGCTCTTACTCTGGTTTTCAG GATGAACTTTTATGGGGCGCTGCTTGGCTACACGAGGCCACGAAAGATCCATCATACCTTAGCTACATTGAAGCAAATGGCCAAACTCTTGGGGCGAACGAAGGTGGCAACACGTTTAGTTGGGATAACAAACATGTCGGAGCAAGAATCCTTCTATCTAAG GCATTTTTGACCCAAAAGGTTCAATCTCTACATGATTATAAAAGACGATCCGATGATTTCATATGTTCAATTATTCCTGGTTCTCAAACTCCATACACTCCAGGCGGATTACTATTCAAGATGAAGGAGAGTAACATGCAGTATGTAACTACAACCTCGTTCCTATTACTAACCTACGCGAACTACCTTGCCTCCTCCCATAAGACAGTGAGCTGCGGCGGAACTGTTGTTACTCCGAAAACACTCCGTTCAATAGCAAAGAAACAGGTGGATTATATATTGGGTTCTAATCCATTGAAAATGTCGTACATGGTCGGGTATGGTCCGAAGTATCCAGTAAGGGTTCATCACAGGGCATCTTCTATTCCATCAATGTCGTCCCATCCGGAGAAGATACCCTGTTCTTCCGGGTTTGGTTTCTTTAATACTCAGTCTGCTAACCCTAATGTTCTTGTGGGGGCTATTGTGGGTGGGCCAGATCAAAATGATGGGTTTCCTGATCAACGGTCTGACTACTTACATTCGGAACCGGCTACCTATATCAATGCACCGCTGGTTGGATCTTTGGCTTATCTTGCGCACTCATTTCACTAG